A window from Candidatus Rickettsiella viridis encodes these proteins:
- a CDS encoding dihydroorotase, which produces MIQIKHIQTLDGTHRDLSIESQQEISIEAENLLLLPGLIDPHVHFRTPGLEYKEDWRTAAQASIKGGYTTVFDMPNTIPPTVTQLELQKKKDLIDSQLKDVKIPLRYHLFFGADKHHLGEIKKVKGQVIGIKVFMGCSTGGLVIDDDESLHAIFKLAAEEDMLVAVHAEDEHRLKENSKKIVLPQPYAIHSQIRDEKAASIAVKKAIDLVRLYGTRLYILHTSTRQEIDLIAQAKMEDLPVFAETTPHHLFLNSNDYDRLQGKAVMNPPLRTTAHQKALFQAIREGVIDTIGSDHAPHTIEEKARPYGACPSGVPGIETTLPLLLEAQHEGHLSLENIVDLTSRRAQEIFKLKPYADYVLVDLAASRVVNENELKTKCHWSPFAGLRLRGWPVYTILNNHLYDLYSLH; this is translated from the coding sequence ATGATCCAAATCAAGCATATCCAAACATTGGATGGAACCCATCGAGATTTAAGCATTGAAAGCCAGCAAGAAATAAGTATAGAGGCAGAAAATTTATTATTGCTGCCAGGGTTAATTGACCCCCATGTGCATTTCAGAACGCCTGGTCTGGAATATAAAGAGGATTGGCGAACTGCCGCGCAAGCGAGCATTAAAGGTGGATATACCACCGTTTTTGATATGCCAAATACGATTCCACCGACGGTGACGCAGCTTGAGCTGCAGAAGAAGAAAGACTTAATTGATAGCCAATTAAAAGACGTAAAAATACCTTTACGTTACCATTTGTTTTTTGGCGCCGATAAACATCATTTAGGCGAGATAAAAAAAGTAAAGGGACAAGTTATCGGTATTAAAGTATTTATGGGTTGTAGTACGGGCGGTTTAGTGATTGATGATGATGAAAGTCTGCATGCCATTTTTAAGCTAGCGGCTGAAGAAGATATGTTAGTGGCCGTGCATGCAGAAGACGAACATCGATTAAAGGAAAATAGCAAAAAAATCGTATTACCTCAGCCTTATGCCATTCATTCACAAATACGTGATGAAAAAGCTGCGAGTATCGCTGTAAAAAAAGCGATTGACTTAGTGCGTTTGTACGGAACGCGGTTATATATTTTACATACCAGTACGCGCCAAGAAATAGATTTAATTGCACAAGCAAAAATGGAAGATCTACCTGTTTTTGCCGAAACAACACCTCACCACTTGTTTTTGAACAGTAATGATTATGATCGTTTGCAAGGTAAAGCGGTTATGAATCCACCCTTGCGAACGACAGCGCATCAAAAGGCCTTATTTCAAGCAATTAGAGAAGGTGTTATAGACACGATTGGCTCCGATCATGCACCACATACCATTGAAGAAAAGGCTCGGCCTTATGGCGCATGTCCTTCAGGCGTTCCAGGGATAGAAACAACATTGCCATTATTGCTAGAAGCGCAGCATGAAGGTCACTTATCATTAGAAAACATAGTGGATTTAACATCGAGGCGTGCACAAGAAATTTTTAAATTAAAACCTTATGCCGATTATGTGTTGGTCGATTTAGCTGCAAGCCGTGTGGTTAAT
- the carB gene encoding carbamoyl-phosphate synthase (glutamine-hydrolyzing) large subunit — translation MKKQFKGKKILILGSGGLRIGQAGEFDYSGSQAIKALKQENIKTVLINPNIATVQTDASLADEVYLQPLNFSTVERIIAKEKPDGILLGFGGQTALNLGLQLEEKGVLKKHKVTVLGSSVESIRQTEDRDLFKLALKKIEVKTPLSIAAKTVQQALKAAEKIGYPVMLRSGFSLGGLGSGKIPNKETLEQRAHESLVASPQILIEEYLFGWKEFEYEIVRDRQGNGLTICNMENMDAMGIHTGESIVVAPAQTLSNAQHQFLRNIALKAADCFNIIGECNIQFAINPENGDYRVIEMNARLSRSSALASKATGYPLAFIATKLALGYCLHELKNTVTQVTCAYFEPALDYIVVKIPRWDIQKLKAAERTIGTEMKSVGEVMAIGRSFPEALQKAVGMLNIGASCLSDYSEIIKHPEKEVQVATDRRLFALYQFFLQGGSVTQAQKLSQIDLWFLAHIHAIADLEKQLTQTNLNQKLLLQLKQSGFSDQAIAQLKNKSVKQIRSLRLKHKIIPYVKQIDTLAGEFAAQTNYLYLSYHAVEHDIKPAALRPIVVLGSGPYAIGSSVEFDWCAVNTVQTLRRLKETAIIINSNPETVSTDYDESDRLYFEQLTFERIQDIVDFEQAKGIIVSVGGQIANNLVLPLAKAGYPLLGTDSKSIDQAENREKFSALLNKLAIDQPAWERITSLKKAKAFAAEVGYPVLIRPSYILSGAAMNVVYDPESLQQHLQAAALVSQEHPVVISKFVEEAKELEIDGVAQQGEIVIEAISEHIENAGVHSGDATVVLPPQKLYLETIRRTKKIARQIVKALNITGPFNIQFIAKNNDIQVIECNLRASRSFPFVSKVTGHNLIQIATEVMLAKHQPQQYETLELDYVGVKAAQFSYSRLKGANPVAQVEMASTGEVACIADDLVEAFYKAWLATDQTITEKKILLSIADNYKAKLLPWIKQLDEQGWLIYSTAGTHQFLSQQDIKSSLVNKTSEAKKPNIKHLIGQRKVAAIINIPSSATGLQRTDGFVIRRLAIDHHIPLVTNAQITQVFLQGLVTLWDKELPVDSWQSLVGKNS, via the coding sequence ATGAAAAAACAATTTAAAGGCAAAAAGATATTAATTTTAGGTTCGGGCGGTTTACGTATTGGTCAAGCCGGCGAATTTGATTATTCAGGTTCACAGGCGATCAAGGCATTAAAGCAAGAAAATATTAAAACCGTATTGATTAATCCGAATATTGCGACAGTACAGACAGATGCAAGTTTGGCGGATGAGGTTTATTTACAACCGTTAAACTTCAGCACCGTTGAACGGATTATTGCCAAAGAAAAGCCCGATGGCATTTTACTTGGTTTTGGTGGGCAGACGGCTTTAAATTTAGGTTTGCAGTTAGAAGAGAAAGGCGTATTAAAAAAACATAAGGTAACCGTATTGGGTTCATCGGTTGAATCGATTCGCCAAACCGAAGACAGGGATCTTTTTAAACTAGCGCTAAAAAAAATTGAAGTAAAAACACCATTAAGTATCGCGGCAAAAACCGTGCAACAAGCATTGAAGGCAGCCGAGAAGATCGGTTATCCAGTGATGTTGCGTTCGGGTTTTTCTTTGGGAGGCTTAGGTTCTGGAAAAATTCCGAATAAAGAAACCCTAGAGCAGCGTGCACATGAAAGTCTAGTGGCTTCTCCACAGATTTTGATTGAAGAATATTTGTTTGGTTGGAAAGAATTTGAATATGAAATCGTACGCGATAGGCAGGGTAATGGATTAACGATATGCAATATGGAAAATATGGATGCGATGGGCATTCATACCGGAGAAAGTATAGTCGTTGCACCGGCGCAGACATTAAGTAATGCACAACATCAATTTTTACGTAATATCGCTTTAAAGGCAGCCGATTGTTTTAATATTATCGGCGAATGTAATATACAGTTTGCGATTAATCCAGAGAATGGCGATTACCGCGTCATCGAGATGAATGCAAGACTTTCGCGTTCTAGTGCTTTGGCATCTAAAGCAACCGGTTATCCTTTGGCTTTTATTGCCACCAAATTAGCACTTGGATACTGTTTACACGAACTCAAAAATACCGTGACACAAGTGACATGTGCCTATTTTGAACCCGCATTGGATTATATTGTGGTTAAAATTCCACGCTGGGATATTCAAAAATTAAAGGCAGCGGAAAGAACGATTGGTACGGAAATGAAAAGTGTAGGCGAGGTCATGGCGATAGGACGTTCCTTTCCAGAAGCCTTGCAAAAAGCTGTGGGTATGTTAAATATCGGTGCTTCCTGTTTAAGCGATTATTCCGAGATCATTAAACATCCAGAAAAAGAAGTACAAGTTGCAACGGATAGGCGTTTATTTGCGCTTTATCAGTTTTTTTTACAAGGTGGTTCAGTTACCCAGGCGCAAAAATTATCGCAGATTGACCTTTGGTTTTTGGCACATATTCACGCAATAGCGGACTTAGAAAAGCAATTAACACAGACTAATTTAAATCAAAAATTACTGCTCCAATTAAAACAATCTGGATTTTCAGATCAAGCGATTGCACAACTAAAAAATAAATCTGTTAAGCAGATTCGTTCTTTGCGTTTAAAACATAAGATTATTCCTTATGTAAAACAGATTGATACCTTAGCCGGTGAATTTGCGGCACAAACTAATTATTTATATTTAAGCTATCATGCGGTAGAACACGATATAAAGCCGGCTGCTTTGCGGCCTATTGTGGTATTAGGTTCGGGGCCTTATGCTATCGGTTCTTCAGTTGAATTTGATTGGTGCGCGGTTAACACCGTGCAAACTTTACGTCGTTTAAAAGAAACGGCGATTATTATCAACTCAAATCCTGAAACCGTGTCAACTGATTATGATGAATCCGATCGCTTGTATTTCGAACAACTGACCTTTGAGCGCATACAGGATATTGTAGATTTTGAGCAGGCCAAAGGGATTATTGTTTCAGTCGGTGGGCAAATTGCCAATAATTTAGTACTACCTTTAGCCAAGGCGGGTTATCCCTTATTGGGTACCGATTCTAAATCTATCGATCAGGCGGAAAATCGAGAAAAGTTTTCTGCATTATTAAATAAACTGGCGATTGATCAGCCTGCTTGGGAGCGCATTACTAGCTTAAAAAAAGCCAAGGCGTTTGCAGCAGAGGTAGGATACCCCGTATTAATTAGACCTTCTTATATTCTATCCGGTGCAGCAATGAATGTGGTTTATGATCCCGAATCACTGCAACAGCACTTGCAAGCGGCGGCATTAGTTTCTCAAGAACATCCCGTGGTTATTTCTAAGTTTGTTGAAGAGGCAAAAGAATTAGAAATTGATGGTGTAGCACAGCAGGGTGAGATTGTTATTGAAGCGATTTCAGAGCACATTGAAAATGCGGGTGTGCATTCGGGTGATGCGACAGTTGTGTTGCCCCCACAAAAATTGTATTTAGAAACCATACGCCGTACTAAAAAAATTGCGCGACAAATTGTTAAAGCCTTGAATATTACAGGCCCATTCAATATTCAATTTATTGCAAAAAATAATGATATTCAGGTTATAGAATGTAATTTACGTGCTTCACGTTCATTTCCTTTTGTTTCCAAAGTAACCGGGCATAATTTGATTCAAATAGCCACCGAAGTGATGTTGGCTAAACATCAACCACAGCAGTATGAAACCTTAGAATTAGATTATGTTGGTGTGAAAGCAGCACAATTTTCTTATAGTCGTTTAAAAGGTGCTAATCCTGTTGCTCAAGTTGAAATGGCCTCTACCGGTGAAGTGGCTTGTATCGCCGATGATTTAGTCGAAGCATTTTATAAAGCCTGGTTAGCGACCGATCAAACAATCACCGAAAAGAAAATACTGCTGAGTATTGCGGATAATTACAAAGCTAAACTATTGCCTTGGATAAAGCAGTTAGATGAACAAGGCTGGTTGATTTATAGCACGGCAGGAACACACCAGTTTTTAAGTCAGCAAGATATTAAGTCTTCCTTGGTTAATAAAACCAGTGAAGCAAAAAAACCGAATATTAAACATTTGATTGGCCAGCGAAAAGTGGCAGCCATTATTAATATCCCTAGTTCAGCGACGGGGCTACAACGAACGGATGGTTTTGTAATTCGGCGATTAGCGATTGATCACCATATTCCCTTAGTAACCAATGCGCAAATTACCCAAGTTTTTCTACAAGGCTTAGTAACGCTGTGGGACAAAGAGTTGCCGGTGGATTCATGGCAAAGTTTAGTAGGAAAAAATAGTTAA
- the pyrB gene encoding aspartate carbamoyltransferase, with product MSNLLFDTDIISMRDLSLDKINAVLKLAKQFKSKAPKKYLLDKIIAHCFFESSTRTRLSFEAASLRLGAQVIGFSNAENLSVTKGENLSDTIKTISKYADLIVLRHPQAGSASLAAEITDKPVINAGDGANQHPTQALADLMTIEETQGKLEGLSIALVGDLKYGRTIHSLIQACALFHCHLFLVAPPLLALPESFCDELHRQDIPFSLHANLDEVISKVDIIYMTRLQQERFNKDEHKLLENQFVLKAEKLKNAKPGLKVLHPLPRAGEIDKAIDKTPYAAYFEQVENAVYIRQALLTLVLNKNIN from the coding sequence ATGTCTAATCTACTTTTTGATACCGATATTATTTCCATGCGCGATCTTAGCTTAGATAAAATTAATGCGGTATTAAAATTAGCAAAACAATTTAAATCTAAGGCGCCTAAGAAATATTTACTGGATAAAATTATTGCACATTGTTTTTTTGAATCATCCACACGTACGCGTTTATCTTTTGAGGCCGCTTCGTTGCGTTTAGGTGCGCAAGTGATTGGTTTTTCCAATGCTGAAAACCTTTCTGTCACAAAAGGTGAAAATTTAAGCGATACCATTAAAACTATTTCTAAATATGCTGATTTGATTGTTCTTCGTCATCCTCAAGCAGGCTCAGCAAGCTTAGCCGCCGAAATAACGGATAAGCCGGTGATTAATGCAGGCGACGGTGCAAATCAACATCCTACACAGGCTTTAGCCGATTTAATGACCATAGAAGAAACACAAGGCAAGCTAGAAGGATTATCTATTGCACTAGTAGGCGATTTAAAATATGGGCGGACTATTCATTCTTTAATACAAGCGTGTGCCTTATTTCATTGTCATTTATTTTTAGTAGCGCCTCCTTTACTTGCATTGCCCGAATCATTTTGTGATGAATTGCATCGTCAAGACATACCTTTTTCTTTACACGCTAATTTAGACGAGGTGATTTCTAAGGTAGATATTATTTATATGACTCGACTGCAACAAGAACGTTTCAATAAGGATGAACATAAATTATTAGAAAATCAATTTGTGTTAAAAGCAGAAAAGCTTAAAAATGCAAAGCCCGGTCTAAAAGTACTGCATCCTTTACCACGAGCAGGTGAAATTGATAAAGCAATTGATAAAACACCGTATGCTGCTTATTTTGAGCAGGTAGAAAACGCTGTTTATATCAGGCAGGCGCTTTTAACGTTAGTATTAAATAAGAATATTAATTAG
- a CDS encoding beta/alpha barrel domain-containing protein yields the protein MSSVSSPLYDIRKTFEENFSDPPFSLITPPSRSWPPKAQWKQFLGFSLASNIGAAACAVTTGKGIALLARLGFDVLTYKTIRRHATPSHPLPNIVYLAKETVLSEWDLDKPLYTQENPLPAEKIAISNSFGNGCLEPEIIIQDIAFAKNSLSEGQVLIVSVYGEGESLEAIATEFAETALFAQQAGADIIELNLSCPNLLKAGEPIYKDVEVVNKIISRVLSRVGNRSVLLVKIGLVSDTAVLGKILAAIAKAGARGVSAINSISMRVLDQTQQPAFGKRIFSGVSGYPIYALALQFINKISQINKEQKLNLAILGMGGITLPEHFNAFFNAGADVALSATGMMWNPYLASQYHQQMQ from the coding sequence ATGAGTAGCGTTTCGTCTCCTCTTTATGACATTCGTAAAACATTTGAAGAAAACTTCAGCGATCCTCCTTTTTCCTTAATAACTCCACCTTCTCGTTCTTGGCCTCCTAAAGCACAGTGGAAGCAATTCTTAGGTTTTTCATTGGCCTCTAACATTGGTGCGGCGGCTTGCGCCGTCACAACCGGCAAAGGTATTGCCTTATTAGCTCGTTTGGGATTTGATGTATTAACCTATAAAACAATTCGACGGCATGCTACGCCTAGTCATCCCTTACCCAATATTGTTTATCTTGCTAAAGAGACAGTACTGAGTGAATGGGATTTAGATAAACCACTTTATACACAAGAAAACCCCCTTCCAGCCGAAAAAATTGCGATTAGCAACTCATTTGGTAATGGTTGTTTAGAACCCGAAATTATTATCCAAGATATAGCTTTTGCAAAAAATAGCTTATCAGAAGGCCAAGTTTTAATAGTATCGGTGTATGGTGAAGGTGAATCTCTAGAAGCAATTGCAACTGAGTTTGCTGAAACAGCGCTGTTTGCGCAGCAAGCGGGTGCGGATATCATCGAACTTAATCTTTCATGTCCTAATTTATTAAAAGCAGGAGAACCTATTTATAAGGATGTAGAGGTGGTGAATAAGATCATTTCCCGTGTTTTAAGCCGTGTGGGTAATCGTTCTGTACTACTGGTGAAAATAGGTTTAGTTTCTGATACTGCTGTGCTGGGTAAAATTTTAGCTGCAATAGCCAAAGCAGGCGCGCGTGGTGTTAGTGCGATTAATTCTATTAGTATGCGTGTGCTTGACCAAACTCAACAACCCGCATTTGGGAAACGAATTTTTAGTGGTGTTTCTGGTTATCCCATTTATGCGCTTGCTTTACAGTTTATTAATAAAATTTCCCAGATTAATAAAGAACAAAAATTAAATTTAGCCATTCTAGGAATGGGGGGTATTACATTGCCAGAACATTTTAATGCGTTTTTCAATGCAGGGGCAGATGTCGCACTTTCAGCAACAGGGATGATGTGGAACCCTTACCTTGCGTCTCAATATCATCAACAAATGCAATAA
- the carA gene encoding glutamine-hydrolyzing carbamoyl-phosphate synthase small subunit has protein sequence MKTLIPTRLLLKTGESFAGFSPDSQINNQTGEVIFNTGMVGYVESLTDPSYAGQILCFTYPLIGNYGVSAPGTWESAKIQVKGVVMSELAPFYSSDSAQCSLLAWLEEQKIPYMTGVDTRALTHCLREKGVIPGIMTSSVKDPKEFIEFDTIDWVKQVTISEPIYYGKHGKKIIVVDCGMKENILRCLLQYPLQIKRVPYDYDYSQEDYDGVFISNGPGDPILCQKTVTILQKVLAKKKPCFGICLGTQLMALAVGAKTYKLVFGHRSQNQPCIYLPTERCYLTSQNHGYAVDEKTLPADWKILFRNLNDQSVAGIEHTEHPFFSVQFHPEAAPGPMDTQWLFERFYRTL, from the coding sequence ATGAAAACATTAATACCAACACGATTGCTGTTAAAAACAGGTGAAAGTTTTGCAGGATTTTCACCAGATTCGCAAATTAATAATCAAACAGGCGAAGTCATATTTAATACCGGTATGGTCGGTTATGTAGAATCGTTAACCGATCCTTCATACGCTGGACAGATACTTTGTTTTACCTATCCGTTGATAGGAAATTATGGTGTTTCTGCGCCCGGTACTTGGGAATCCGCAAAGATACAGGTGAAAGGCGTTGTGATGTCAGAACTTGCGCCTTTTTACTCCAGTGATTCGGCACAGTGTTCTCTGCTGGCTTGGTTAGAAGAGCAAAAAATTCCCTATATGACAGGTGTTGATACACGTGCATTGACACATTGTTTGCGTGAAAAGGGCGTCATTCCGGGGATAATGACATCTTCTGTTAAAGATCCTAAGGAGTTTATAGAATTTGATACGATTGATTGGGTGAAACAAGTCACTATTAGCGAACCTATTTATTATGGGAAGCACGGTAAAAAGATTATCGTGGTCGATTGTGGTATGAAAGAAAACATACTCCGCTGTTTGCTGCAGTATCCATTACAAATAAAGCGCGTTCCTTATGACTATGATTATAGCCAAGAGGATTATGATGGGGTATTTATTTCAAACGGTCCTGGTGATCCTATTTTATGCCAAAAAACGGTGACTATTTTGCAGAAAGTATTAGCTAAGAAAAAGCCTTGTTTTGGAATCTGTTTGGGCACACAATTGATGGCTTTAGCAGTGGGTGCCAAAACCTATAAATTAGTTTTTGGTCACCGTTCGCAAAATCAGCCCTGTATATATTTACCAACCGAGCGTTGCTATTTAACCTCACAAAACCATGGTTATGCCGTGGATGAGAAAACATTACCTGCCGATTGGAAGATATTATTTCGTAATCTGAATGATCAATCGGTGGCTGGTATTGAACATACAGAACATCCTTTTTTTTCAGTTCAATTTCATCCAGAGGCTGCACCAGGGCCAATGGATACACAATGGTTATTCGAACGCTTTTATCGCACCCTATAA